From the Nodularia sp. NIES-3585 genome, one window contains:
- the atpD gene encoding F0F1 ATP synthase subunit beta: MVTTAEKTNIGYITQIIGPVVDVKFSGGKLPQIYNALTIKGTNEAGQEIKLTVEVQQLLGDNQVRTVSMSSTDGLVRGLEVVDTGAPISVPVGKVTLGRIFNVLGEPVDNRGPVNAEQTLPIHRPSPKFTDLETKPSVFETGIKVVDLLTPYRRGGKIGLFGGAGVGKTVIMMELINNIATQHGGVSVFAGVGERTREGNDLYNEMMESGVINKDNLNESKIALVYGQMNEPPGARMRVGLSGLTMAEYFRDVSKQDVLLFIDNIFRFVQAGSEVSALLGRMPSAVGYQPTLGTDVGALQERITSTTEGSITSIQAVYVPADDLTDPAPATTFAHLDGTTVLSRGLASKGIYPAVDPLGSTSTMLQPEIVGDDHYSTARAVQSTLQRYKELQDIIAILGLDELSEEDRLIVARARKVERFLSQPFFVAEVFTGSPGKYVKLEDTIKGFKMILSGELDALPEQAFYLVGDINEAIAKGEKLKG; encoded by the coding sequence ATGGTCACAACAGCAGAAAAAACAAACATTGGCTACATTACCCAAATCATTGGTCCAGTTGTAGACGTTAAATTCAGCGGTGGAAAACTACCGCAAATCTACAACGCTTTGACCATCAAAGGTACCAACGAAGCAGGACAAGAAATCAAACTTACCGTTGAAGTACAGCAGTTGCTGGGCGACAACCAAGTGCGAACTGTTTCGATGAGTTCCACTGATGGCTTAGTACGTGGTTTGGAAGTTGTTGATACAGGCGCTCCTATCAGCGTCCCAGTTGGTAAAGTTACCTTGGGACGGATTTTCAACGTTCTGGGCGAACCCGTAGACAATCGCGGACCTGTCAATGCGGAACAAACCTTACCCATTCACCGCCCTTCGCCCAAATTCACTGACCTGGAAACCAAACCTTCAGTGTTTGAAACTGGGATTAAAGTTGTTGACCTTCTGACCCCCTATCGACGTGGCGGTAAAATTGGTCTATTCGGCGGTGCTGGTGTTGGTAAAACCGTCATCATGATGGAATTGATTAACAACATCGCTACACAGCACGGTGGCGTGTCTGTGTTTGCTGGCGTGGGTGAGCGCACTCGCGAGGGTAATGACCTCTACAACGAAATGATGGAATCTGGGGTAATTAACAAAGATAACCTCAACGAATCCAAGATTGCCCTAGTTTATGGTCAAATGAACGAACCACCCGGAGCTAGAATGCGGGTTGGTCTGTCAGGCTTGACTATGGCTGAGTACTTCCGTGATGTGAGTAAGCAGGACGTACTGCTGTTTATCGACAACATCTTCCGGTTTGTCCAAGCAGGTTCTGAAGTATCGGCGCTGTTGGGTCGGATGCCTTCAGCGGTAGGATACCAGCCTACACTAGGTACTGACGTGGGTGCATTACAAGAACGGATTACCTCGACTACAGAGGGTTCCATTACCTCAATTCAAGCAGTATATGTACCTGCGGATGACTTAACTGACCCCGCACCTGCTACTACTTTTGCTCACTTGGATGGAACTACAGTATTATCTCGTGGTTTGGCTTCTAAGGGAATTTATCCCGCAGTTGACCCCCTAGGTTCTACTTCCACCATGTTGCAGCCGGAAATTGTCGGTGATGATCACTACAGTACTGCTCGTGCTGTACAGTCAACCCTGCAACGTTATAAAGAACTTCAGGACATTATCGCTATTCTCGGTCTGGATGAATTGTCTGAAGAAGACCGTCTGATCGTAGCACGGGCGCGGAAGGTAGAGCGCTTCTTGTCTCAACCGTTCTTCGTGGCAGAAGTATTTACTGGTTCTCCTGGTAAGTATGTGAAGTTGGAAGACACCATCAAAGGCTTCAAAATGATTTTGTCTGGTGAATTGGATGCTTTACCAGAGCAAGCTTTTTACTTGGTGGGCGACATCAACGAAGCGATCGCCAAAGGTGAAAAGCTTAAAGGTTAG
- a CDS encoding DUF1194 domain-containing protein: protein MTTSNFLRTTLTTIFCGLSVLSISTAANAATLVDLELSLLVDVSGSVDNNEFILQRNGYVDAFSNPDIFNNFISEGSIGKIAVNLVYWSGANQQQESVGWTLIDSVTASQDFANAIALAARPFSGLTAIGSALNFAVPGFSTNDFDGQRWVIDISGDGSTNDGANTAAARNAALVAGVDAINGIVIGNEFGLPAFYTNNVIGGINATGVPAFLRTANTFEEFGAVVQEKITSEILPTPVPEPASIIGLLGLGVFGVTSQMKRKQKLQVKD from the coding sequence ATGACAACTTCCAACTTTTTGCGTACAACACTAACCACAATTTTTTGTGGTTTATCAGTTTTAAGCATATCTACAGCCGCTAATGCTGCCACTCTGGTAGATTTAGAACTTTCGCTACTCGTTGATGTATCTGGCAGCGTAGATAATAACGAGTTTATTCTGCAAAGAAATGGTTATGTCGATGCTTTCTCAAATCCAGACATTTTCAACAACTTTATCTCTGAGGGATCTATCGGCAAAATTGCTGTCAACCTGGTCTATTGGTCTGGAGCAAATCAGCAGCAAGAATCGGTGGGTTGGACTTTAATTGATAGTGTAACAGCTTCACAAGACTTTGCTAACGCGATCGCCTTAGCAGCACGTCCTTTCAGTGGATTGACTGCTATTGGTTCTGCCCTCAATTTTGCCGTACCCGGTTTCTCAACCAACGACTTTGATGGACAGCGCTGGGTTATCGATATATCTGGTGACGGTTCTACAAACGACGGTGCTAATACAGCCGCTGCCCGGAATGCTGCTCTAGTTGCTGGTGTTGATGCAATTAACGGTATAGTTATCGGTAACGAGTTTGGTCTTCCAGCTTTCTATACAAATAATGTAATTGGCGGCATTAATGCCACTGGTGTTCCGGCTTTCCTCAGAACAGCAAACACCTTTGAGGAGTTTGGCGCAGTAGTGCAGGAAAAGATTACTTCAGAAATTCTTCCCACACCTGTTCCTGAACCAGCCTCTATAATTGGCTTGCTCGGTTTGGGTGTGTTCGGTGTCACCTCCCAGATGAAGCGTAAACAGAAGCTGCAAGTTAAGGACTAA
- a CDS encoding cysteine desulfurase family protein, translating to MQIYLDYSATTPTRPEAIAAMQTALNQQWGNPSSLHEWGQRAATMVEQARIQVADLINAANPESIVFTAGGTEANNLAIMGIARLYTLPQHIIISQVEHSAISEPARLLEMWGWEVTRLGVDSKGRVNPLDLTAALQDNTVLVSVIYGQSEIGTIQPITELGNITQQHGTLFHTDAVQAAGRVPIDVQKLPVDLLSLSSHKIYGPQGAGALYVRPNIELVPLLGGGGQERGLRSGTQAVPAIAGFGIAAELAMVELRSEIPRLIKLRDRLFAELADIPSLIPTGDRNHRLPHHVSFCLEHADGKNLSGKALVRQMNLAGIGISAGSACHSGKLSPSPILLAMGYPESAALGGVRLTLGRDTTEADVDWVAMVFKQVLQRLIC from the coding sequence ATGCAAATATATTTAGATTACAGTGCCACTACTCCCACTCGCCCAGAAGCGATCGCAGCTATGCAAACAGCCCTGAATCAACAATGGGGCAATCCTTCTAGCTTACATGAGTGGGGACAACGCGCCGCCACAATGGTTGAACAAGCCAGAATCCAAGTTGCAGATTTAATTAATGCGGCTAATCCAGAATCTATAGTTTTTACTGCTGGTGGTACAGAAGCTAATAATTTAGCCATTATGGGCATTGCCAGATTATACACTTTACCGCAACACATAATTATTTCCCAGGTGGAACATTCCGCCATTTCGGAACCAGCGCGGTTATTGGAAATGTGGGGTTGGGAAGTAACGCGTCTGGGTGTGGATAGCAAAGGGAGAGTAAACCCTCTGGATTTAACAGCAGCGTTGCAAGATAACACTGTTTTAGTTTCGGTGATTTATGGACAAAGTGAAATCGGTACTATCCAACCAATTACCGAGTTAGGAAATATTACTCAACAGCATGGAACTTTATTTCACACAGATGCAGTCCAAGCTGCGGGACGTGTACCCATAGATGTGCAGAAATTGCCAGTAGATTTACTCAGTCTTTCCAGTCATAAAATATATGGACCCCAAGGGGCTGGGGCGTTGTATGTGCGTCCGAATATCGAATTAGTGCCTTTGTTAGGTGGTGGTGGACAAGAAAGGGGATTGCGTTCTGGGACTCAAGCCGTACCTGCGATCGCAGGTTTTGGAATTGCCGCCGAATTAGCTATGGTAGAATTACGGAGTGAAATACCCCGATTAATTAAGTTGCGCGATCGCCTATTTGCTGAGTTAGCAGATATTCCTAGTTTAATTCCTACAGGCGATCGCAATCATCGTTTACCTCATCATGTAAGTTTCTGTCTAGAACACGCCGATGGTAAAAATCTTAGTGGTAAGGCTTTGGTTAGACAAATGAATCTGGCTGGTATTGGTATTAGTGCCGGTTCTGCCTGTCACAGTGGTAAACTTAGCCCTAGTCCTATACTCTTAGCAATGGGTTATCCGGAATCAGCTGCTTTGGGAGGGGTGCGCTTGACTTTGGGGCGTGATACTACAGAGGCTGATGTTGATTGGGTGGCGATGGTGTTTAAGCAAGTTTTGCAGAGGCTGATCTGCTGA
- a CDS encoding phospholipase D-like domain-containing protein — protein sequence MQMFPQRKYFVIFLLVLAIAACQKIPAKNQLLAALPQDTLVQVYFNHSQASEYKEPYRQQTRLGDNLEQQIIDAISQAKTSVDVAIQELRLPKISQALAQRQKAGIKVRVILEDNYSRPWSSLTSGEVQKLTPREQARYQEFYNFVDLNQDNQLSPEEINQRDALIILENAKIPWIDDRADGSAGSNLMHHKFVIVDNRWVIKTSANFTLSDIHGDYTNLSSLGNANNFLEIDSPELAILFTEEFNLMWGDGPGGKPDSRFGLQKPMRSPQTITLSDTKITVHFSPTSPTQPWYKSSNGLIGKTLDSATKSIDMALFVFSEQSLSNILKIRHQNNVSIRALIDSQFAYRYYSEALDMMGIALSNNCKYDVDNNPWQNPLTTVGIPTLAKGDLLHHKFAVIDQQTVITGSHNWSKVANNGNDETLLIVENPTIAAHYVREFSRLYSDAKIGVPPSVQQRIAAEEKQCPQIISPTSSKSLESKPVNINTATVEELVTLPGVGEKLAQKITVARQQQKFTSLADLTRVSGISTKMTEKWSDRVTW from the coding sequence GTGCAGATGTTTCCGCAACGAAAATATTTCGTGATTTTTTTGCTGGTTCTCGCCATAGCAGCTTGTCAAAAAATCCCAGCCAAAAATCAGCTTCTAGCAGCCTTACCACAAGATACATTAGTTCAAGTTTACTTTAATCACTCCCAGGCTTCAGAATACAAAGAACCTTACCGCCAACAAACTCGCCTGGGGGATAACTTAGAACAACAGATTATTGATGCTATTTCTCAAGCTAAAACCAGCGTGGATGTAGCTATTCAAGAATTGCGTTTACCTAAAATTTCTCAAGCATTAGCCCAGAGACAAAAAGCGGGTATTAAAGTCAGGGTAATTTTAGAAGATAATTACAGTCGCCCTTGGAGTAGTTTAACATCTGGGGAAGTCCAAAAATTAACGCCTAGAGAACAAGCCCGTTATCAGGAATTTTATAATTTTGTTGATTTGAATCAAGATAATCAACTGAGTCCCGAAGAAATAAATCAACGAGACGCATTAATAATTTTAGAAAATGCCAAAATTCCCTGGATAGATGATCGTGCTGATGGTTCAGCCGGCAGTAATTTGATGCATCACAAATTTGTGATTGTTGATAATCGTTGGGTAATTAAAACTTCAGCTAATTTCACTTTGAGTGATATTCACGGTGATTATACAAATCTCAGTAGTTTAGGCAATGCCAATAATTTCTTAGAAATTGATAGCCCAGAATTAGCTATTTTATTTACTGAGGAATTTAATCTGATGTGGGGGGATGGACCAGGAGGTAAGCCAGATAGTAGATTCGGCTTGCAAAAACCAATGCGATCGCCTCAAACTATAACATTAAGTGACACCAAAATCACTGTACATTTTTCGCCTACTTCTCCCACCCAACCTTGGTATAAATCTAGTAATGGTTTAATCGGAAAAACTTTAGATTCTGCCACAAAATCTATTGATATGGCATTATTTGTTTTTTCCGAACAGAGTCTTTCTAATATTCTCAAAATCCGTCATCAAAATAATGTTTCCATTAGGGCTTTAATTGATTCACAATTTGCCTATCGTTACTATAGCGAAGCCTTAGATATGATGGGAATAGCACTGAGTAATAATTGTAAATATGATGTTGATAATAATCCTTGGCAAAATCCTTTGACTACTGTTGGTATACCTACCTTAGCTAAAGGTGATTTATTGCATCATAAATTTGCTGTAATTGATCAACAAACAGTTATTACAGGTTCTCATAATTGGTCGAAAGTTGCCAATAATGGTAACGATGAAACACTGTTAATAGTGGAAAATCCTACGATTGCAGCCCATTACGTGCGTGAATTTTCTCGTCTTTATAGCGATGCTAAAATTGGTGTACCACCATCAGTTCAGCAAAGAATTGCCGCAGAAGAAAAACAGTGTCCTCAGATAATAAGTCCGACATCTAGCAAGTCTCTAGAAAGTAAACCAGTAAATATCAATACAGCAACTGTAGAAGAATTAGTCACGCTTCCGGGAGTAGGTGAAAAATTAGCACAAAAAATCACAGTTGCTCGTCAGCAGCAAAAATTTACATCTCTAGCAGATTTAACTAGAGTATCAGGCATTAGTACCAAGATGACAGAAAAATGGAGCGATCGCGTTACTTGGTGA
- a CDS encoding transaldolase gives MSKTLLEQLRQMTVVVADTGDIKAIEKFTPQDATTNPSLITAAAQMPEYQEIVDQTLLQAKKDAGGAASQADIVTLAFDRLAVAFGLKILQIIPGRVSTEVDARLSFDTEATVTKGRELIAQYKAAGVDRDRVLIKIATTWEGIRAAEILEKEGIHCNLTLLFGLHQAIACAEAGVTLISPFVGRILDWYKKDTGRDSYPAAEDPGVLSVTTVYNYYKKFGHKTEVMGASFRNIGEITELAGCDLLTISPGLLAELQATVGELPRKLDPAKVANMEIKKISVDKATYDKMHAADRMASDKLAEGIDGFTKALVALEKLLAERLASLEGEVIASR, from the coding sequence ATGTCTAAAACTTTACTAGAACAATTACGTCAAATGACAGTGGTGGTTGCGGATACAGGGGATATTAAGGCTATTGAGAAGTTTACACCCCAAGATGCTACTACCAATCCTTCTCTGATTACGGCGGCGGCACAAATGCCGGAATATCAGGAAATTGTTGATCAAACTTTACTCCAGGCGAAGAAAGATGCCGGTGGTGCTGCTAGTCAAGCAGATATCGTGACTTTGGCTTTTGACCGTCTAGCAGTGGCTTTCGGGCTGAAGATTTTACAAATTATTCCTGGTCGTGTTTCTACAGAAGTAGACGCTCGTTTGTCTTTCGATACTGAAGCTACTGTGACCAAAGGCAGAGAATTGATTGCTCAATACAAGGCGGCTGGCGTTGATCGCGATCGCGTGCTAATTAAAATTGCCACCACTTGGGAAGGCATTCGCGCTGCGGAAATTCTGGAGAAAGAAGGTATTCATTGTAACTTAACATTATTGTTTGGTCTTCACCAAGCGATCGCCTGTGCAGAAGCCGGCGTTACCTTAATTTCTCCCTTCGTCGGTCGGATTCTCGACTGGTACAAAAAAGATACTGGACGTGATAGCTATCCAGCCGCCGAAGATCCAGGCGTTCTGTCTGTAACCACAGTCTACAACTACTACAAAAAATTCGGTCATAAAACCGAAGTTATGGGAGCTAGCTTCCGCAACATTGGCGAAATTACCGAACTGGCTGGTTGTGACTTGCTGACCATTTCTCCAGGACTGTTAGCTGAATTGCAAGCCACAGTGGGAGAATTGCCACGCAAACTTGATCCGGCTAAAGTAGCAAACATGGAAATCAAAAAGATATCCGTTGATAAAGCTACCTATGACAAGATGCACGCTGCTGACCGGATGGCATCTGACAAACTAGCAGAGGGTATTGATGGCTTTACCAAAGCATTAGTTGCTCTAGAAAAACTATTAGCAGAGCGACTAGCTAGCCTAGAAGGAGAAGTGATAGCCAGCCGTTAA
- a CDS encoding DEAD/DEAH box helicase family protein, producing MARTPTLKFDRGTLILHPPPRGKGWMDYATWDDRVEKFRIPAMRYRALVEALQAEDVYFVDEAKEFYPVDLIPSMEMEPYPHQVEALAAWKLEGRQGVVVLPTAAGKTYLAQMAMQSTPRTTLIVVPTLDLMHQWYAHLVAAFPDAEVGLLGGGSRDRTAILVATYDSAAIHAETLGNKYALLVFDECHHLPTDFGRVIAEYAIAPYRLGLSATPERTDGKHADLNILIGPEVYRKRAEDLAGSALAKHEIVQIKVKLSQHERERYNTLIQTRNDFLRQSKISLGSIQGWQMFVKMSARSPAGRRAMLAHREAKNIALGTDGKLRILANLLAEHFPERILIFTADNATVYSISEKLLIPAITHQTPVKERHEILTKFREGEYNTLVASHVLNEGVDVPAASVAIILSGTGSTREYVQRLGRVLRRGNVANKRAILYEVVAEDTSEEGTSARRRGVDIEPPSRQGRQGKRGSLQVVYGGGKGSTPKAAEQVEIKYSTDKNNVTDGFTESSPKRRGNYSEEVED from the coding sequence ATGGCTCGTACACCTACGTTAAAATTTGATCGCGGGACATTAATTTTACATCCACCGCCACGGGGTAAGGGTTGGATGGATTATGCTACTTGGGATGATCGGGTGGAAAAGTTTCGCATTCCCGCCATGAGATATCGGGCTTTGGTGGAAGCGTTACAAGCTGAAGATGTTTATTTTGTGGATGAGGCTAAGGAATTTTATCCGGTGGATTTAATTCCGAGTATGGAAATGGAGCCTTATCCGCACCAAGTTGAGGCTTTAGCCGCTTGGAAGTTGGAGGGTAGGCAGGGGGTTGTGGTGTTACCTACGGCGGCGGGAAAGACTTATTTGGCACAAATGGCGATGCAATCTACACCCCGCACTACCTTAATTGTGGTTCCAACTTTGGATTTGATGCATCAGTGGTATGCTCATTTAGTAGCAGCGTTTCCTGATGCTGAGGTGGGTTTGTTGGGTGGTGGTTCACGCGATCGCACTGCAATATTAGTGGCGACTTATGATAGTGCGGCTATTCATGCGGAAACCTTGGGAAATAAGTATGCTTTGCTGGTGTTTGATGAATGTCATCATTTACCTACGGATTTTGGCAGAGTAATTGCAGAGTATGCGATCGCACCTTATCGTTTAGGATTGTCAGCAACACCAGAACGCACTGATGGGAAACACGCTGATTTAAATATTTTGATTGGTCCGGAAGTTTATCGCAAACGGGCTGAGGATTTGGCGGGGAGTGCTTTAGCGAAGCATGAAATTGTGCAAATTAAGGTGAAGTTATCACAGCATGAGCGAGAAAGATACAATACATTAATTCAAACTCGCAATGATTTTTTGCGCCAATCGAAGATTTCTTTGGGAAGTATTCAAGGTTGGCAAATGTTTGTGAAAATGAGTGCGCGATCGCCTGCTGGACGTAGGGCTATGTTAGCACATCGGGAAGCGAAAAACATTGCTTTGGGTACTGATGGTAAGTTAAGAATTTTGGCTAATTTGTTGGCTGAACATTTCCCGGAAAGGATTCTCATTTTTACGGCTGATAATGCGACGGTTTATAGTATTTCTGAAAAGTTATTAATTCCGGCGATTACTCATCAAACTCCTGTTAAGGAACGTCATGAAATTTTAACTAAGTTTCGGGAGGGGGAATACAATACTTTGGTGGCTTCTCATGTGTTGAATGAGGGGGTTGATGTTCCTGCTGCTTCTGTGGCGATTATTTTGTCGGGGACTGGTTCGACTAGGGAATATGTTCAGCGTTTGGGTCGGGTTTTGAGAAGGGGGAATGTGGCTAATAAGCGGGCGATTTTGTATGAGGTGGTGGCTGAGGATACTAGTGAGGAGGGGACTTCGGCGCGGCGTAGGGGGGTGGATATCGAACCGCCAAGTCGCCAAGGTCGCCAAGGGAAGAGGGGGAGTTTACAGGTTGTTTATGGGGGTGGGAAAGGTAGTACTCCGAAGGCTGCGGAACAGGTAGAGATTAAGTATTCAACGGATAAGAATAATGTTACCGACGGATTTACTGAGTCATCGCCAAAACGGAGAGGAAATTATTCCGAAGAGGTTGAAGATTGA
- a CDS encoding DUF790 family protein, which yields MLPTDLLSHRQNGEEIIPKRLKIDQKSIELGNELIGCFEAAKGKSQGVLERQLLDLEGDATDYRVKRGLAYILKSSFCTFEVVSPLEPPMLRERVFALAAKSVPSAESTQVTLTKIADELSQELEREVLLEQVRDGLYADLAENKILTNFDAPSPVDLLNRYNLSQVQGIFYKASKLILNAHRNVPGEYKLLFRYLKLFQLMAYIEGDADHGFTITVDGPTSLFNPSTRYGLAIAKLIPALLHVTKWSLSATLQTRDPYTKAWNTGRFTLNSECGLVSHYSKGKPYDSMLESSFADKWDALKTDWVLEREVDLLPVPGSVMIPDFRLVHPDGRDFLLEIVGYWRPEYLQKKFYQVRSSGCDNLILAISERLNLEKAGVKLDNVPAKIVWFKDKLLPKAVLAVIEDDV from the coding sequence ATGTTACCGACGGATTTACTGAGTCATCGCCAAAACGGAGAGGAAATTATTCCGAAGAGGTTGAAGATTGATCAGAAGAGTATTGAGTTGGGGAATGAGTTGATTGGTTGTTTTGAGGCGGCGAAAGGGAAGTCTCAGGGGGTTTTGGAACGTCAACTTTTGGATTTGGAGGGTGATGCTACTGATTATCGGGTGAAGCGGGGTTTGGCTTATATTCTCAAGAGTAGTTTCTGTACTTTTGAGGTGGTGAGTCCTCTGGAACCGCCTATGTTACGGGAACGAGTGTTTGCTTTGGCGGCGAAGTCGGTTCCTAGTGCGGAATCTACTCAGGTGACTTTAACTAAGATTGCTGATGAGTTGAGTCAGGAGTTGGAACGTGAGGTTTTGTTGGAACAGGTGCGCGATGGTTTATATGCTGATTTGGCGGAAAATAAGATTTTAACTAATTTTGATGCGCCGAGTCCGGTGGATTTATTAAATAGATATAATTTGTCTCAGGTACAGGGAATTTTTTATAAAGCCAGTAAGTTAATTTTAAATGCTCATCGTAATGTTCCTGGGGAATATAAGCTGTTGTTTCGTTATTTGAAGTTGTTTCAATTGATGGCTTATATTGAAGGAGATGCTGACCACGGGTTTACAATTACCGTTGATGGTCCGACGAGTTTATTTAATCCTAGTACGAGATATGGGTTAGCGATCGCTAAATTAATTCCGGCTTTACTTCATGTCACCAAATGGAGTCTTTCGGCGACTTTACAAACTCGTGATCCTTATACCAAAGCATGGAACACGGGAAGATTTACACTCAATTCTGAATGTGGCTTAGTGTCTCACTATTCCAAGGGTAAGCCTTACGATAGTATGCTAGAGTCATCCTTTGCCGATAAATGGGATGCACTCAAAACAGACTGGGTATTAGAGCGAGAAGTGGATTTATTACCAGTTCCTGGTAGTGTGATGATTCCCGATTTTCGGTTAGTCCATCCTGATGGTCGTGACTTCTTATTAGAAATAGTTGGTTATTGGCGACCAGAATATTTACAAAAGAAATTTTATCAAGTGCGGAGTTCTGGATGTGACAATTTAATTTTAGCAATTTCCGAAAGATTGAATTTAGAAAAAGCCGGAGTAAAATTAGATAATGTCCCCGCAAAAATTGTGTGGTTCAAAGATAAGTTATTACCAAAAGCAGTATTAGCAGTAATCGAGGATGACGTATGA
- a CDS encoding acetate kinase, whose protein sequence is MKVLVLNAGSSSQKSCLYEIADNCLPNEPPQPLWSGKVNWTQDRGVAEIEVKTATGETLQESIYGDSRRAHVAYMLYTLSRGATKVVEHLSEIDVVGHRVVHGGQDYRKSVVVTEEVKQTISRLSSLAPAHNPAALEGIEAIEQSLGDVTQVAVFDTGFHATLPDAAAIYPGPYEWVEQGIRRYGFHGISHQYCSNRAAQILNQDLASLRLISCHLGNGCSLAAIKNGRSIDTTMGFTPLDGLMMGSRSGSVDPGILIYLLRQSNYSAERLDYVLNKGSGLRGISGVSSDLPQVIAAIAQGNYRAQLAWDMYVHHLRSGIGSMLASLGGLDALVFTAGIGEKSPGIRQAACEAFGFLGLKIDPAKNQQQPIDEDIATANSAVRVLVIRTQEDWAIAQQSWQLLQKK, encoded by the coding sequence ATGAAAGTATTAGTTTTAAATGCTGGCTCTAGTAGCCAAAAAAGTTGTCTGTATGAAATTGCAGATAATTGTTTACCCAACGAACCACCCCAACCTCTGTGGTCAGGAAAAGTTAACTGGACTCAAGACCGGGGTGTAGCAGAAATTGAAGTCAAAACAGCTACGGGTGAAACCCTACAAGAATCAATTTATGGGGATTCGCGACGCGCCCACGTTGCCTATATGCTCTATACTCTCAGTCGTGGTGCGACCAAAGTCGTTGAGCATCTGTCAGAAATTGATGTCGTGGGGCATCGTGTGGTACATGGTGGTCAGGATTACAGAAAAAGTGTGGTGGTTACAGAAGAGGTGAAACAGACAATCTCCAGATTATCTAGTTTAGCGCCAGCACACAATCCAGCCGCTTTGGAAGGCATAGAAGCCATTGAGCAAAGCTTGGGCGATGTCACCCAAGTAGCAGTATTTGATACCGGATTTCATGCCACTCTCCCGGATGCGGCAGCTATCTATCCTGGCCCCTATGAGTGGGTAGAGCAAGGTATTCGCCGCTACGGTTTTCATGGTATCAGTCATCAATATTGCTCAAATCGTGCGGCTCAAATCCTCAACCAAGATTTAGCATCCCTGCGCTTAATTAGTTGTCATTTGGGGAATGGTTGCTCGTTAGCAGCGATTAAAAATGGACGCAGTATTGATACTACGATGGGATTCACTCCCCTGGATGGGTTAATGATGGGTAGCCGTTCGGGTTCAGTTGATCCAGGGATTTTAATTTATTTGTTGCGGCAATCGAATTACTCTGCGGAAAGGCTAGACTATGTATTAAATAAAGGTTCCGGCTTACGAGGAATTTCGGGTGTATCCAGCGACTTACCCCAGGTGATAGCCGCGATCGCCCAAGGGAATTATCGCGCGCAACTAGCTTGGGATATGTATGTGCATCACTTGCGGTCTGGTATTGGTTCCATGCTAGCGAGCTTAGGCGGATTAGATGCTTTAGTATTCACCGCAGGTATCGGGGAAAAATCCCCAGGAATTCGTCAAGCTGCTTGTGAAGCCTTTGGATTTTTAGGATTAAAAATTGACCCCGCGAAAAATCAGCAACAACCCATAGACGAAGATATAGCCACAGCTAACTCAGCGGTGCGGGTATTAGTAATTCGGACTCAAGAAGACTGGGCGATCGCACAACAATCTTGGCAACTCCTACAAAAAAAATAG
- the atpC gene encoding ATP synthase F1 subunit epsilon, translating to MTLTVRVVSPDKTVWDAAAEEVVLPSTTGQLGILTGHAPLFTALDTGVMRVRTSKGQDWQAIALLGGFAKIEENEVTIVVNGAERGDTIKLEDARAAYSQAQTRLNQVPAGEKQAQIQATQAFKRARARLQAAGGSV from the coding sequence ATGACTCTAACCGTTCGTGTAGTTTCCCCAGATAAAACAGTATGGGATGCCGCAGCTGAGGAAGTGGTTCTACCTAGCACTACTGGTCAGTTAGGTATCCTGACTGGACACGCACCTCTGTTTACTGCTTTGGATACAGGTGTGATGCGCGTCCGCACCAGCAAAGGTCAGGATTGGCAAGCGATCGCTCTATTGGGTGGCTTTGCCAAAATTGAAGAAAATGAAGTGACCATTGTGGTCAACGGTGCAGAACGTGGCGACACTATTAAACTTGAAGATGCTCGTGCAGCTTACAGCCAAGCACAAACACGTCTAAATCAAGTGCCAGCCGGAGAAAAACAAGCCCAAATTCAGGCAACCCAAGCCTTCAAACGCGCCCGCGCTCGCTTGCAAGCGGCTGGTGGTTCTGTCTAA